The genome window AAGCACGTCGTCCTTGGTCAGTGTCTGGCAGTCAAGGGGAATGTTGAGCCCCAGCTTGAAGTTGAGCTTGAGACGCCCGACAGCCGACAGATCATACCGCTCGGCATTGAAGAACAGGTTCTCGAAGAGAGCCTGGGCGCTCTTGAGGGTCGGCGGGTCGCCGGGCCGCAGGCGGCGGTAGATCTCGATGAGGGCCTCTTCGGTAGCCGCAATCTTGTCAGCAATGAGCGTGTCGCGCAGCGATGAGGTCACATGGAGGTTGTCGATGAAGAGCACCTTGAACTCGGCGATCCCCTTTTCCTTGATGTCGTCGAGGCGCGCCTGGGTGATCTCGTCGTTGCACTCCACGATGACTTCACCGGTGGTCGGATCCACGATGTCGTTGGAGGCGTACTTGCCGAGCACTTCCTCCATGGTGATCGGAATCTGCGTGATGCCGTGCTCGGTCATCTTGCGGATGGCCGCCTTGGTGAACTTGCGGTTGGCCTTGAGCAGCACTTCACCCGTCTTCGGCGCAACGATGTCCACGGAAGCCTTCTGGCTCGAGAGCAACTCCGGGTCGGCTTTTTTCCACATGCCCTCGGCGCTGACGAGGATCTCCTCGCTCCTGTAGAAGTAGTTCAGCAGGGCCTCGGCGGAATAGCCAAGCGCCTTGAGCAGCACGGTGGCCGGCATCTTGCGGCGGCGGTCGATCCGCACGAAGAGGATATCCTTGTGATCGAACTCGAAATCCAGCCAGGAGCCCCGGTACGGAATGACCCGCGCCGAGTAAAGGACCTTGCCGCTGGAGTGGGTCTTGCCTTTGTCGTGGTCGTAGAAAACGCCCGGAGAGCGGTGGAGCTGGCTGACGATGACCCTCTCCGTACCGTTTATGATGAACGTACCGTTCTCGGTCATGAGCGGGATCTCGCCGAAGTAGACCTCCTGCTCCTTGATGTCGCGGATGGAACGGACGCCGGTGTCCTTGTTCACGTCCCAGACCACGAGCCGAACCTTCACCTTCATGGGAGCGGCGAAGGTCATCCCGCGCTGGTGGCACTCTTCCACATCGTACTTGGGAGCGCCGAGAGTATAGGTAACGTACTCAAGCGAGGCCGTATCGCTGAAGTCCTTTATGGGAAAGACGCTTTTGAATACCGCCTCAAGGCCACTGTTCCTGCGGGCCTCGGGGGGAGTGTCGATCTGGAGGAATCGTTTGTAGGAATTTTTCTGGATGTCAATCAGATTGGGGATGTCGATGATCTTCTTGATCTTGGCGAAATTCTTGCGCAGAAGCTGGTTATTCGCAATTGAATAAGCCATATATTCTCCTTTGGCGAAGCATCTAAGGCATTCAACCCACTGGAATTATTAGTACCCAGGCACCCACTTCCGTCACTGCGGACTCTGCTCCAGAACTAAAATAGAAGAGCCAAGGCCGCGCGTGGCGACCTTGGCTGCATGCTGGAGCAGTGAACAGATGCCTTACTTGATCTCGACTTCAGCGCCGGACTCGACAAGCTGCTTCTTGGCCTCTTCGGCCTCTTCCTTGGACACGCCGTTCTTGACCGGCTTCGGAGCGCCGTCAACGAGGTCCTTGGCTTCCTTGAGGCCAAGGCCGGTAAGGGCGCGAACGACCTTGATGACGCCGATTTTGTTGGCGCCGGCGCTCTTGAGAATTACGTCGAACTCGGTCTTCTCTTCGGCGGCCTCGGCAGCGGCAGCCGGAGCAGCAGCAGCGGCAACGGCCACCGGAGCGGCGGCGGAGACGCCGAACTTGTCCTCGAGCTCCTTCACGAGCTCGGAAAGTTCGAGAACAGTCATATTTTCAATGAAGCTGATGACATCGGCCTTGGTGATTTCTGCCATTTTCCTATTCCTCCGTTATGTGTTCTTACCGTTTGATGGTTGAAAAATCAGTTGCCTTCCTTCTGGACCTTGATCGCGTTGAGCGCGCGGACGAAACTGCCCGGCACGGCAGCCAGAACGCCCACGAAGTTCGCCACCGGAGCGTTGATCGTCCCGAGCAGTTTGGCAATGAGCACTTCGCGGCTCGGAAGATCTGCCAGTGCCTGGATATCGGCAACAGAGATGGCCTTGCCGGTCAGTACGCCGGCCTTGAGCTTGAAGGTATTCGACTGGGTCTTGGCAAACTTCGACAGCACCTTGGCGGCAGAGACCGGATCGTCATAGCTCAGGGCGATGGCGGTCGGACCGGTGAAGTGCTGGGAGAGCGACTCTTTGTCCGTCTCGCGGGAAGCAAGCTCCAGCAGCGTGTTCTTGACAACCTTGTACTCAACCGCAGCCGAGCGGAGCTCATTTCTCAGGGTCGTGGCCTGCTCAACGTTCATGCCGCGGAAATCGGCGAGAAACACCGCCTTGGCACGCTGGAGCTTGTCGTGCAGTTCTGCCACTTGTTGTTGCTTGGTTTCCTTGTTCAAGCGCCTTCCTCCTTTCTGTCTGGTATGAGGGCCTGGGCCCCAGCCAAAGTCAGAAAGTGCGGGAATGATGATTCCTACGACTAACCACAAGTCTCGGCAGGCCCCGTTCGTGCTTAGGCCCGGACACGAGCGTCCGGACACCTGCTGTCTTTGACTTTGGCTTTATATGGATTGACGTCTAGACAAGCTTTGCCTGGACATCAGAAATGTCGAGGTTGAGGCCCGGGCCCATGGTCGAAGAGATACTGATCTTCTTGACATAGGTTCCCTTTGCCGCAGAGGGCTTCGCCTTTACGAGAGCCTCCACAAGAGCAAGCAGGTTTTCCCTGAGCTTATCGGCGTCAAAGGAGACTTTACCGACAGGTGCGTGAACGATACCGGCCTTTTCGACCCGGAACTCGACCTTACCGGCCTTCGACTCCTTCACGGCGCGGCCCACATCGAAGGTGACCGTGCCGACCTTGGGGTTGGGCATGAGACCGCGGGGACCGAGCAGCTTACCGATCTTGCCGACAACGCCCATCATATCGGGAGTGGCGATGGCGGTATCAAACTCGAACCAGCCCTCCTGGATCTTGGTGACAAGATCCTCGGCGCCCACGTAATCGGCACCGGCCTCGCGGGCTTCCTTCTCCTTCTCGCCCTTGGCGAAAACGAGGACGCGAACATCCTTGCCGAGACCGTTGGGCAGGACAACGGCGCCACGGACCATCTGGTCGGCGTGACGGGGATCGACACCCAGCCGCACGGCAACCTCGACGGTCTCGTCGAACTTGGCATAGGCTGCGGACTTAACGCTCTCTATACCTTCCACGAGGGGATACGTCCGGCTCCGGTCAATCTTGGCCAGGGCCTCCCTGTGCTTTTTCGCAGTATTCGGCATCGCTTTCCACCCTTTCTCTAGTTGACTATTTCAACGCCCATGCTGCGGGCGGTACCTTCGACCGTCCTCATGGCCGCCTCAAGAGAGGCCGCATTCATGTCGGGCAGCTTTTTAGTGGCGATTTCCCTGACCTGCTCGCGGGTAAGCTTGCCCACCTTGTTCTTGTTGGGAACACTGGACCCGCTCTCTACGCCGACAGCCTTCCTGATGAGCACCGACATGGGCGGAACCTTCGTGATGAAGGTAAACGAGCGGTCGGCGTATACCGTTATGACGACAGGAATGACGGTTCCTTCGTCAGCCTGGGTCTTGGCATTGAATGCCTTGCAGAACTCCATGATATTGACGCCGTGCTGACCCAGCGCAGGACCGATCGGGGGGGACGGGTTCGCCTTGGCTGCCGGGATCTGCAGCTTGATGTATCCGGTAATCTTCTTGGCCATTGCTTACTCCTTGTTTCTCGTACGAGACGTTTTCCGTATCTGGTCAGCAGGAGTCGGCGTCCTACTGCTTTTCTACCTGCATGAATTCGAGCTCCACGGGGGTTGCGCGCCCAAAGATGCTCACCATGACCCGCAGCTTCCCCTTGTCGGGCTTGACATCCTCCACAACGCCGGCAAAGTTGAGGAACGGACCGTCCACGACCCTGACGGTTTCGCCCACCTCGAACTCCACCTTCGGCCG of Geobacter anodireducens contains these proteins:
- a CDS encoding 50S ribosomal protein L11, producing the protein MAKKITGYIKLQIPAAKANPSPPIGPALGQHGVNIMEFCKAFNAKTQADEGTVIPVVITVYADRSFTFITKVPPMSVLIRKAVGVESGSSVPNKNKVGKLTREQVREIATKKLPDMNAASLEAAMRTVEGTARSMGVEIVN
- a CDS encoding 50S ribosomal protein L1, which translates into the protein MPNTAKKHREALAKIDRSRTYPLVEGIESVKSAAYAKFDETVEVAVRLGVDPRHADQMVRGAVVLPNGLGKDVRVLVFAKGEKEKEAREAGADYVGAEDLVTKIQEGWFEFDTAIATPDMMGVVGKIGKLLGPRGLMPNPKVGTVTFDVGRAVKESKAGKVEFRVEKAGIVHAPVGKVSFDADKLRENLLALVEALVKAKPSAAKGTYVKKISISSTMGPGLNLDISDVQAKLV
- the rplL gene encoding 50S ribosomal protein L7/L12 (present in two forms; L12 is normal, while L7 is aminoacylated at the N-terminal serine; the only multicopy ribosomal protein; 4:1 ratio of L7/L12 per ribosome; two L12 dimers bind L10; critically important for translation efficiency and fidelity; stimulates GTPase activity of translation factors); translated protein: MAEITKADVISFIENMTVLELSELVKELEDKFGVSAAAPVAVAAAAAPAAAAEAAEEKTEFDVILKSAGANKIGVIKVVRALTGLGLKEAKDLVDGAPKPVKNGVSKEEAEEAKKQLVESGAEVEIK
- a CDS encoding 50S ribosomal protein L10; this encodes MNKETKQQQVAELHDKLQRAKAVFLADFRGMNVEQATTLRNELRSAAVEYKVVKNTLLELASRETDKESLSQHFTGPTAIALSYDDPVSAAKVLSKFAKTQSNTFKLKAGVLTGKAISVADIQALADLPSREVLIAKLLGTINAPVANFVGVLAAVPGSFVRALNAIKVQKEGN